AACAGAAAACTTCACTCCGTGTTTATTTAAAATTTTCTTTAATTCTTTTAACTCAGGATCTTTTAGATTAATTTCTTCTAACTGTCCCTTTTTAACCATATCTTTTAGTTTTACCTCTTCTCCGTTATTTTTTATTACATTTTTCAAACCTCCTTGTTCTTCTATTTGCTTGTGTACTTTCTTTAAGGCATCAAGAATTGCTTTACTTGTTGCTTTTGCAAGTCTTACTTCAAGATTAAGACTTGACCTGGATACTTCTTCATTAATCATCTATTCCACCTCCATATAAAAGTAGCTCTTTGTATTTTCTTAACTTCTCTTGATGGATTTTTCTTCTAAAATCTTCTCCCGTAACTTTAACTGGTATTGTCATTTCAAGTATTCTTGAATATATCCTCTGATACTCAAGTTCAATATTAGGATTTTGAATAATTTCCAATGATAAGTTTGTAGTAATTATTGTCGGCCTACCCTTTAAGTATCTTGAGTTTATAATGTTATATACTTGTTCTCTTGCATAAGATGTATCCCTCTCAATTCCAAGATCATCTAATATTAACAAAGGAATATTAGAGAGGTTATTTATAATTTCATTTGAATCCAGCTTAAATGCTGATTTTTGTATTTGATTTATAACCTGAGATAAATTCATAATCTTAACTTTAACTTGTTCTCTTTCAATTAATTCATTTGCAATAGAACAAGCAAGATAAGTCTTTCCACTGCCAACATCTCCATAAAATAAAAGTCCAACATTGTCTTCCTTCATTTGTTCAAAATTTTTGGCGTAATTGTAAGCAACCTTGTAAGCTTGACCTTTTTCATTTAAGAATCTCTCAAAAGTATATTGGTGTTGGTTTGGCGATGAAAAACAATCTCTTTTTAGCGATGATATTCTCGTTAATATTTCTCTTTCTGCATTTTCCTTATCTATTTTTATTTCACATTCACATTTAATTCTTGGAATAAACTTTGTAAATCCAAGGTCAAGTAATTCTCCATCGACTCTTTTACCACAGACCTTGCAATAAATATGTCCATTTCTTTCAATATCATTTTCTCTTAATACAAAATCTTTTAAGTTCTTCATAAACTCTCTCCTATATCGTAATTCATCTTTCTTGTTGCATTGTCATTAATGTTTTTTGCCTGATCATTAAGATACCAATTGATTATCGTTGCCTTGTGATCTTGATACTCTCTGTTATTTGCTTTCATATATGACGACAATCTATCAATGTATTCATTAATTCTACTTCCTAACTCATTTGTTAAGTCCTTGTATTCTTCATCAGTCAAAAATATGTTTTTATATATTCCATAAGGCTTTTGTCCCTTACTAAAATCATTCTTTCTTAACTCATTATTATTAATATTGTTATAGTTACCTTCCGATTTTCGAAAATCTTGACTTTCGATATTCGAATCTCTTGAATTTCGATTATCGAACTTCTGGAATTTTGTTTTTCGAACTTCTGGATTTTTTAATTCCATATTAGTAAATATGCTCATAAAGTCTTTAACATAGATTCTATTCGGCTTTCCAAGTCCTTGTCTTTTCTTTTCAATCAGTCCTATTCCTGATTTAATATCAAGTTCAGCAATTAATTTATTTGCTTTTTCACTTGCACAATTAAATTGATCTTTTATACTTTCAATTGTGTAGTAAATAAAAACTTTTCCATCTTCATCTATCCAGCCATTTTTATATGAAAGACCCATTCGATTAAGCATATATGAATACAAAACTTTAGCTTCAATAGAAATTCTCTCAAAAATCTCATCTTCCATTAATACCATAGGTAACCTAATGAAGTTATACATCTCAGATTGCCTATTATAAAAATAATCAAAATTCATCCTTACCTCCTTTCTTTGGAATAAAAAAGACGACAGAATTTTTGATTTTCTATCGTCTGAGATTTACATATTAAATTTTCATCACAAAATAAGACTCATTAAAGAATCCTTAGTTTTATTGGTATGCTATTTACAATATCCATTATTAAAATGGATACTCTAAGCAGCACACCAACTATTTATTTTTTGAGTTTTAAACTTTGGTAGAAGTCTTGAACTCCTTATATTTACATAACTATTTGCCTCTATCACTATTATGACACGAAACCCGCAGGCTGGATCTGCTATGAGGTCAGACCTTTCTGGCTTCATCAGCTCTACCATCATTTTTATGATATGCCTTGGGGTCCTAAACTGGCCATTTGTACCTGAGGCTGATATTTTTGACAAGAGGTATTCGTAGATGTCACCCTTTATGTCATTGTCCTCTGTTGGTAGGTCATCTAGGGCAGCTACGACTTTTTGTAGGGTCTGGGCCTTGTTTATATTAAAGGTCGCATCTTTCATATATTTGGAGAAGGCTGCATCCTCGTCGTCTGCCTTGAGATTTTTTATAAAGGGAAATATCTCTGTCTGCATGAGGGCAAACATCCTGTTGGCATCGCCCAGGTTTTTGAAGACATGCCACCTGTATTCTGGCTTATCTTTTGGGAAAATAGAATCATAGTCTATGCCCAAAAGTTTGGAGTCTTCTTGGCGGGCTAG
This window of the Anaerococcus mediterraneensis genome carries:
- a CDS encoding replication initiator protein A, encoding MNFDYFYNRQSEMYNFIRLPMVLMEDEIFERISIEAKVLYSYMLNRMGLSYKNGWIDEDGKVFIYYTIESIKDQFNCASEKANKLIAELDIKSGIGLIEKKRQGLGKPNRIYVKDFMSIFTNMELKNPEVRKTKFQKFDNRNSRDSNIESQDFRKSEGNYNNINNNELRKNDFSKGQKPYGIYKNIFLTDEEYKDLTNELGSRINEYIDRLSSYMKANNREYQDHKATIINWYLNDQAKNINDNATRKMNYDIGESL
- a CDS encoding type I restriction-modification system subunit M N-terminal domain-containing protein; protein product: MLTGQLRNKVDSIWTTLWTEGSTQPLVNIEQITYLLFMKGLDEAELARQEDSKLLGIDYDSIFPKDKPEYRWHVFKNLGDANRMFALMQTEIFPFIKNLKADDEDAAFSKYMKDATFNINKAQTLQKVVAALDDLPTEDNDIKGDIYEYLLSKISASGTNGQFRTPRHIIKMMVELMKPERSDLIADPACGFRVIIVIEANSYVNIRSSRLLPKFKTQKINSWCAA
- a CDS encoding ATP-binding protein yields the protein MKNLKDFVLRENDIERNGHIYCKVCGKRVDGELLDLGFTKFIPRIKCECEIKIDKENAEREILTRISSLKRDCFSSPNQHQYTFERFLNEKGQAYKVAYNYAKNFEQMKEDNVGLLFYGDVGSGKTYLACSIANELIEREQVKVKIMNLSQVINQIQKSAFKLDSNEIINNLSNIPLLILDDLGIERDTSYAREQVYNIINSRYLKGRPTIITTNLSLEIIQNPNIELEYQRIYSRILEMTIPVKVTGEDFRRKIHQEKLRKYKELLLYGGGIDD
- a CDS encoding PcfB family protein; protein product: MINEEVSRSSLNLEVRLAKATSKAILDALKKVHKQIEEQGGLKNVIKNNGEEVKLKDMVKKGQLEEINLKDPELKELKKILNKHGVKFSVMKDKETGNHSVFFQSKDIKVMEHAFKKAVKASERKADRKDSITRTINKFKDMAKDTISKDKVKNKHKEQSL